The Gambusia affinis linkage group LG09, SWU_Gaff_1.0, whole genome shotgun sequence DNA window GAAACGGACTCTCTATGTCCGTCTCCTGGGCCATCCAGACCCCAGCGGAACTATGAGCGGATCGGGGGAAGAACAGGAACCTCGTGAGTGAAATACATTCAAACAGAACTGCCACTCAGAACAGCTtcgaaacagtttttttttttgtttgtttttttttgccatttttcagtttctgtcagaCTCTGATCCATCTTCTGAAGGGGAACATCGGTACTGGTCTGCTGGGGCTGCCTCTGGCTGTGAAAAACGCCGGACTGGTGGTAAGCACAAAGATGCTATTGTCCAATCGTTCGAGGTAAAACCAGAGGCTGGGCCTTTAAAAATTAGATTCTGCTTGCGTTCCTTTCAGCTGGGTGAAAGACAGAGATGCAGCAGcgacacttttcagactttcagaGGCACCTggtatcaaaacaaaacatctacaAGTTGCAAATTGTGGTCTATATAATAGGAAATCTTGCTTGTGCAACAAGTAAAGAGAAATCTATTTGCATGTTGTTCTGAAGAATATGAAAGTCACACCATACATCAAGATCATCAAGACaacagtttttagttttgttcttaTAAGGTCAAACTGGTggcaagtttatttttcaattgaTTCATGGTTTGCTcaataaactataaaaatacCAACATCTCTGTTTTTTAAGCTATTAAATTTCTAATAATCTTACAGAAACTTCATACTGTTGTGAAAGAGGGgattcattttctctttaaaatataatctcTAAGTTCAACACAGAATCTAGTtttaatttgcagaaattaaattCGAACATCATCTCTTCATTGTTGGGAGTTGAGTACCAGTCCTTGcattcatttatgtatttttgtacaaattgtTAGAGACTGGTATTATACAGACTTTTGTTGTGCTTCAAGCATGTTATTTCTGAGGACAAAATGTTCTTGATGTATGTCCTgctttttaacagaaacaagagAGTCAAGAAACAAGAGTCTTATAGTCTTCATTTGTCAGTAGTCATTAAGCTGTATATGATGTGTTTGGTCACATAAACTGTTATAGTATGGGTAAATGCTAACTGTATTATTTTATCcattaactttttctgttttggttgtcAGAAtgtaaataacacatttttcatgtGCTCTATGAGCTATTTTTATAGGATCCTGAAACATCACTGTCACAAtgcctcagaaaaaaaacctaatgcACAGATACTCCTAATCTGTCCTGTGCTAATGAAGAATTGTATGCCTGCTACAAAACTCTGGCTCCTAGGAAAAATATTGCagctctttttctcttttcctacAATTGTTTTTAACAAGTCAAACTTGTTCAGTCACATAAAACGTTGAACTAAGTTTCTTTATTAGGAAGTGGAGTTAAGTTCCCAGAGCAAATTGACTCTACCCTTCAAACATCTCATTTATATGCTCTTAAACACAGTAGTGTGTGAAAGTGGcttatttgttcaaataaaccACGCCTAAACTTCTCATGCTCTGGCTTTGTTGAAGATGAGACGAGGCTGAAAAGGACTGATCATATTTCAAGCGCTCCACATTTCAAGTCTGTTAAATTCCTGTCTGCATCCTGAGAACATGAGCTTTTGAAATACTGAATGGTTTCCACATAGGCTTTGCTTAATGTTaagttttgtttagattttagatctatacatttaagtttgtgtttaCAGTTTGTGATACAGTTAAGTATCAATTAACTTGCAGCAAGGATCTATCATTGGttctaaattttgttttgacagaaCTATTTAATCTTGTGcattctgtgtattttttttctcactggacttttctgtcagtcaAAAGTTTCTGTGACTCCAGACAGTTGAGGCTACGGCTAACTCACTGCTAACATACCCTTTCTAGATAGCTAGAAAAAGCTAGCTAGGTACCgtagttaacttttttttgcatctatcaTGGATAAGTGTAAATCTATCAGCAATGTTTAAACGTTTCTGTGGAGATGTAGATCTTGAATTCTTTTAATAGTGGTCTTAAATTTGaattggtgaaacctgcagaaaccctggtTGTTACTATTTTTATCTAgctctgttttcttgtttccagCTTGGACCAGTCAGTCTCCTGGTTATGGGAATCATCGCAGTCCATTGCATGAAGCTCCTGGTGAAATGTTCCCACCACCTCAGTGCAAagtaagtaaaaaatatatttcagccGCAGGTTAAAAGTCAAATACTGCCGTTTAAAATGGGGTAATGGTAAACATTTGCTTGTGTCTGGTTTTGCACAGGAGGGTGGAGATCAGATACAATTTAATGCAATTCATTTTACCCCATAAGTGATTCCACTTAATTACATATGTGCACACCTTAAAATGATGTTTGGGTTCCATGCTCAACTCAGAGTGcagcttttttctctgtttagatTGTGTTAATTTAACTTTCTGGTCACTGTAACTGAAACCTAAATTTCCTAATTTCCTCTCTGTGTGGCTCATTGTGTGTTTTGCCAGGTCCTGTAGACAGATTACTTTCCACTAGGTCTCTATTTTCTGCTCAGTAATCAGGAGCCCTTTGGCAGCTTGTCGTGTGTGCTCTCACACTTTCGTCAGCGCTGCCAGACAAATCCCACACACCATGTATACACTGTATGTAATCAGCTCGACTAATCAGAAGCTGGGAGTTGTGCTGCTGGTGTTTTTAACATTCCCTGCCGCTGAACCATTAACTCCCTGTGGGTCCTATATGTTAGTGAGCAGTTATTGTGTCTTCACTAGTTTGCAAGCTGCAGCCCATGCTTCATCTGTCAACCTTTGCTAAGTTCATACAAAGATCTCCTGTATCTCCACCACTTGGGTTAAAGAAGATTAACTGGATCAGAAGCATGAATGAAGGCGGTCTTCTAGGAAGTCTAAAAACAAGACAGGAAATGCTTCCGTATCAGTCTAAAATTGCACAACAACTACGTTCatagaaactgttttctttaatgCAGAGTCATCACTTCCTCTCAGACACAGAAGGGTCATATTGTTGCAAAACACTGTGTTgtatgattaaatatttacctttatGTAGGTGGACAAAGTATTGGTCCAGTGGTTTCCATTTCTTGGTTTGTTTCCTTCCAAGCCTTCATTTAAAGCTGTGGTGTATTATTGGGTTCATTTCCTGCCAATTGTTCCATACTTTTCAGCTACCGAACAGCATTTTCTACATTTAGTTTTCACTTTCTTGCtccatttgctgtttttcctaGGATGAACCAGCCATCTATGACCTACGGAGAGGTGATGCAGTATGGGATGGAAAATGTGTCATGGCTGAGGAGCCGTTCACGATGGGGAAGGtgagaggaaaaacaatcaGTTACAATGTTGATATCTTTACTCAAACCCAGAAATATCCCAGGCAAGGTGTTCCtattagacaaaaaataaatgtactttctCATCAGGAAACTCTAAGTCAgtgaaaatttgcaataaaaaaaaaaatgaaataagcaGATATATGTTGAAATGAAAGTACACACTTTTCTATTCCCTTCTAAAATCTAgggtttatttgcatattaaaaatgatcttttttagGCATAAACCTCAGGAGAATTACTATGGTTTCATGgtatttaagtaaaaatttgtaataaaatgttgaacatgatataaatataattgcttttactgaaaacagaaaataagtgGAAGTTCATGCTACTAGAAAAATTAGAATACCTTATTagactgtttattatttttattgtcttccaTAGGTTTCAGCAAATTCTTATCTTGGGTTCATTTCCTGCCCCAAGATAAGATTTTGGGGCAGGAAATGCCCCAAAATCTTGTCTTGgggcatttttttgttttttacaaaaaaatattgtccttgtgttttttaagagaaaaacaaatgtaacaaaCGGAATTTAGTTAGTCCAAGCAAAACGGAGATCATCTGAAGTTGTGAAAACTTTGGTAAATAACGGCTGTTAACAACTGACATCTGACTGTGTgctcttcctctgtctcttgTTTCTCAGTCGGACGGTGAACTTGTTCCTCATCATCACTCAGATTGGCTTCTGCTGCGTCTACTTCGTTTTCCTTAGTGACAACATCAAGCAGGTCTTGAACGCTCACAAAGATACACACCTTACAACACCTGCTTGTACATTCAGAACTGTCTCTCATGCTGATCCCACTAGAGAATATTTGAGGATAATATTTGCCGTGTCGGCATGACATTTCAGGTCACCTTGTTTGCTGATATTAAACCACTTGGACTGCTGGATTAGAAAGAGCAGAAATGTAGACACACAGAACTGGATCTCTTTACTCAGATTCTTAACTTTGGGTTCTCTCAGGTCAAACAAAGACACCTTTACTTAGAATGGAAGTTTACACAGTTTTGAAAGGATCTGTTTGCAGATTCTATCATTCAAAGGTTATACAAGTTGGAAGGTCAGTACCAGCTATTGGTTTTGCCTTAACAGCAGGACAAAGTGGAAAAACCCAGGAAATGCTGGTCGAATTTCTCTTCAGGTTACAAAGAATGTTCAGATTTtgcattataaaataataataattacaaatacTCTCACACTCGTGcatttgtgtaatatttatcCCTTTAGCTTTAACAAAAAGCATTACATTGTCCTCATCGGGaggaaatattataaaacatcTTGATGTGTGCCCATTTTCCTGCTCACGTATTTAGATTTCGTCCTGGTTGTTAAGGGATTATCACTCAGTTGaggaaaatatgaatataatcAAGTAATCTTGTTCAAAGGTCTTAACTTTTTATCTCCTTTTCTCAAAAGCGTGTGATGAAATATGGTCGCTGTGACGTCACAGAAATGAGTTCACCTTTGACTTGTGAACTTTTCACTACAAATCGATTCTGTCTGGAATTGTTTTTAACAGCCTTTAGAAATCAATGCTTTATCATTTTGTTTGCCTTAAAATCTTTGGGAACTAGTGAAAAACGCTTCagaaactgacatttctgaTGAAGAAACATAGTGTTTAATTCTTGTTGTGCATCTTCTCACCACTAGAGGGTAGCATCCTTTCGCTAATTGTCTAAAAGATGTACCATTCTTGAAAACATACAATGCAGCTTATATTTTTAGATTGGATTTGGATTGGACTGCCAAAGCGTTATTCATCAATAGTTCTTCAggctttgtagtttttctttgggctttgtttttttttctgtatttctttggGAGAAAAGTACAATTATTTGATCCTGGTTTAACATGGTTGTGctttttgacttgttttttgtATAGAAGGCATTTCTTTGACTCGTTTTTgaatcactttttgttttgttttccaggttGTGGAAGCTGCCAATGCCACCACCTCCAGCTGCCAGGTGAACCACACCAACCAGACGGATGTCCTGGTTCCCAGTTTCGACTCCCGGATCTACATGCTCTTCTTCCTGCCCTTCTTCATCGTCCTGGTTTTCACCCCCAACCTGAAGTTCTTGGCTCCCTTATCTCTCCTTGCAAACCTGGTCATGACCCTGAGTCTGATTCTGATCTACGTCTACTCCTTCATGGTAACCACCTCATTTATCTTTTATCTCCCGTTCTGATTCGTGTAATCTTTATTGCAACCTGACTCTCTGGGTTATATTTACACACGTGGAAGACAAACAAATCAATCTTAGTTTGAAACACCGTGTGGCAGAGAAGGCTCACACTGACTCATCTGTGCAGGCGGTGCAGTTCCGTCGCCGCTGTAAACGCAGATTGTCAGGAGATGCCAGGATTTGCATATCTTGGCCTCATTTTGAGTTTCTGGTATATGCATTCCCTCGAGTCATGAGGATCAGTGGAGGTTCTGCTGGGAGATAAATCCTTTCAGGACTCTCACAGGACCCAGACATCCTCCATCCATCTGCTTCAGAATGGACTTGATTGGGTctgtttagatttaaataactAGTCTTAAAATAACAGTTATAGATTAAACTCATTAATTATCTAATACAATGATTTCCCCAAAGACCTTTCAGCTCAAATAGAAGGAAAAttctaatgattattttaaataaaatgttttgtttcctttcaattttccctttgctgttAGCAGACCAGATgctaaaaattagatttttttttatgttttctttttcataaaaagcatcaaaactgaacattttcatttttttccctgacCACACACACTCAAAATCTAGAAAAGGTTATGGGCATAAACTTTGATGCAAACAGGCGggtttcaaactttattttctgtttgatacAAGCTTTCCTTTCCTTTAAGCCTCCAGcatatatttgcttttatgaTCATGCAAGTAAAATGATTGAAAAGGGGTAAAGTCTGTAGAAATCTGGAAAATTCAGCAAATGCCTTtgtacaaactttaatttattatttatttatatttagataaaaagGCATTCCATGCAGGAATATAGTTTATTCACTCTTCATGATTAGATCAACTGTGTcctgatttaaattttattttcaaactgaagCTCAGAATCAGAAAATGTCATACTGAGAAACATGAGGCAACAATTCCAGCAGTTTTGTGTAGATGCGATTTCACAAGCTGATTTGCAACACAATTGTGGAGTAAATATGCCTGTTCAGCTTTTCTCATcaattaaatcattattttacttttccagacttaaaaaaacctcaaatctAAGCTAATTTAGAGTCTGAAAATATTCCCACATCATGAGAAGAATGTTTTAGTTCATTATGAGGCAAACTGATGTGCTCTAATCAcagaaatttaataatttttatccTCTGTctgccaatgttttttttttttttcagtgaagttGCAGGAAAGTATCGATTGCTGCTTTGAAGgacattttgttcagttttattttcattcttattcTGAAGGtctcaaaataattattttacgtCTTTCAGCTGCTCATGTTAtgtttgtttacttaaaactaTTCTCTGATCAAATCTGGATCAACCATTTAACCAAAATTAAAACTTCCCTCTTTCTGAAAGCTTTCAGTTTCATTCAAATGAAACCTAACAACCTAACTTTCTTTGGGAAACGGCCACAAAGTAAATATTGCAGTGATTTAATATCTTGATTCCTAAACAGCAAGATATATCCAGATCAATGAGAATGTCATTAAGTTTGTCGGTGTAGGGGAACgtggatttttttcattctgctgGTGCTGATGCAATAGTATTCTGTGTGCGATAATATGACTCATCTTTTAGCCTATAGGAAAAAAGATCAATATTTTTGTGATTACATTAGAATCAATACTTCAGCTTGAACTTTTGTTCATGAAACTTTCCATCTGAACACAATAAACTCCCAGTTTTCCGTCTCTCCCCGCTGTCCAGCTTTGTGGTTGCTAAGCCAATTggattttgagcttttttttgaATAACAGAACAACCAGTGAAGACAAGAGTCTCCAGATTACATGTTTCCTGGCCTTCGACCATTTCATCATCCTGCTTCTGTGCTTTGCAGATATATATAGTACTCGTGTTCGCCGAGGAATGGCCTTGCCTTGAAACGAAACAATTTCTTGCATCAGAAACCTCACAAAGATTTGGGACTGAGATATGTGACCCATAAGCTGGATCTGCATCAACAAAGTTCAGCAAAACTGAAGGACACTGACTACAAgaagttttacatttactttctcAGTTGCTCATTTCGACTGCTTTGTAGTTCAAATTTGTTGACATGTCCTTGTTACACAGAAGAACCTtccttattttgtatttaatgatATAAATATGGAATGATAAATTAATGTTCATTCATTTGAGGAGTTTTAACCCAAGTCAGATCAGAGTTGCTGTATAaggagaacattttttaaattagggaTGTAACTAATAATTGTTGATCAATTGTAATTGATTATCATTTAATCTGtagattattttaacaattaatgGAAAttgacacattctgcagatttttattcacttaaatatttttatgcaagtttagaaatacattaagatacaaacaaatacttcaattctttttaaaaatgtattagttttttgccagaaatgcaacaacatagcaTTACCTTAGTGTATCATTTGTAGtaaaagtagctaaaaaaaacacttcttacaTCAACTTGTGAAACTCAATTGATACATTGCATGGCTAATAAATAACTAatctagttatttatttattttctttgattaactgattaataattggatatcAAAAAATGCgtaatggatttttatttttacagaatttaaactAGGTGAAGTTGAAACTACCACTTGaagagttctgggtagaacatatttacagatagatgattattataatttttttttatcttaaatgcaaaatgtttaatttatagttttggttaaattaaagcaaaatgttttttttttggggggggtctATATATGAtacagttaacaattaattgatttctaAGTTCGtttatgattatttcaataatctgtTCATCATTATTAACATGATTCTTCTTTCTGCCCTACTTTCAATGCAAGATTGTCTTTCACTGACAGAGAACATGTTTAATAACTAGCATCATCTGTAATTCTCCTGTTGACTTTTTTAACAAGTAATAAGAGTTCCTCATATATTatccagatttttctttctttctttttttttttttttttgctgctgcgAACAGAGCAGAGTAATTGTATTAAATAATTGCTACAAGCAAAGGTAATTTGCAGGCTTCAGCCAGCAAATGAGTTCAGCTGTCAAAAGGTGGGGCGTCCTCCTTGCACAAGGTCTTACTTTAACGTGACTGTCGGTAATCTGCAGAGAGGACCCCTTGACTGCAGACTTGATTTGGGTAGATTTGAAACAGTTGTATGGTAGTTGGCCATAATGAATCACTAATTAACCTTCAGAAAGCCTTTGAAAGATGATATCAAATGTCCGGACATGCCTGAAGTAAACCattaatctttcttttcttcttttttttttttttttttaccctaacAGAACATCACGTTTCCTATTGATCTACCAAAGGTCGGCAGAGCCAAGGACTACCCTCTGTTTTTTGGGACGGCCATCTTTGCCTTTGAGGGGATCGGCGTGGTGAGTGACCAAGACGTGATGACAGTCAAAGAATGATGAGAAATTCTTCAAATTTTTATCTGCTTCAACTATTTAATACAATTGCATCTATTATTTATCTATAGTACCATCTGTTTAGaacacagaaaatggaaaaaaaatatcagattttttccAAAGTGCTGTTTTATGATGAGAAATATACCAACCAGAGTGACATTGTGAGCAGTGACATGTGAACAACACTGCATTTTTCTATACACAGTTAAAGGGGATTGTGTGTTAAAGTTTATGTGTTAAAAGCATGAAGATATAATCAAATGTGAGAATGACAGGGTCCAGATTGTAATGTGAAGGTAGCTGGGtcagaacatttctaaaactgcaGCCTTTGTTAGGATTTCCTGGTTTACAGCTGTCCAGACAAGACTGTAGCTCAGATTGCAAAACAAGGTCATGCTGGTTCTGATCGAAAGTTTCAGAATATACCATTCATTGCAGTTTGATGCCAATAGAACTACAAATAATAATGATGTTCCTGATCAGTccataaaatcatttaaaatgcttatttgtATCCGAAAAACTAAAACCTCACAATTCACTTTTATACACTTCTTAGTGCTTTTTTGTGGCATTTTGAAACCAGATTGTTATTCCTTTGTCATCGATTGAGTTCAGCagcatttcttttgtctttcaacTGTTGCATCACATTTCTGACCATCTTCAACAGTCTGTATATAAGTAATTGCACATTGTGCACAGCTTTTTCACCTGActgtagttaaaataaatttacaaaaaggtGAGGAGCGTTTACGCTAAGTTCATTCAGGTAGATCTTGCCTGAACAACCGGACTTCTGGAACCATTTCCATTGTCCAGATGGGGCTGAAGTGAAGAGGTCTGATCATAATTCCAAAAATCCCTAAGAACAAATATTATTGTCAAATAAGACTTGATAATACGATACATATTTGATCAATCTTATTTATCAGATATTGTGATTGAAAGTGAAGATTTGGCAGCCATGAAAATAACCTTGAACTGCCTTGTATTCTagagtaaaagaacaaaatgatctATCCAAATGAAGATCGGCCCAACATAATCAATGGGACCAAGAGCCCAAACAAATGAGTTAGTTAAAGTATACATGCCAGTCAGGTTGAAGGTCTGTGGTCAGACATTAATGCCTCGTTTCCACTGAGCAGTATGGTATGGGTCGGTGCCGTTTGGTATGCTCGTTTGTCTATTTCCTGTGTAAAAACGGCCCATACACCTGACCTGTACTGCACCATTCCCAGACCTCCTTTAGTGGTAGGTCCTTAGAATAACATCACGGGTAAGCTGGAACTATTGGCGTCACACAACATGGTCCACGGATAGggcaacagaaaaatgttgctgcttGCGCCAACCACAAAATAATCCTAGAACCTAATGCCAAATCATTATTTCCTGATGCCCAAATACTGACAGTTGAAACATATTGGACTTTCTTTGTTCATGGTGACTATAAGTAACCCTGGTTTTGTTCAAATACACAGGCATGTGGTGTGTCCACATGTGTTAGATTCTTCTGCCAAAGCCCTGTTTGGGATTTTAATTGGATGTGATCCTGGCAAAAATATCTAGAGGACAAGATCACAGGCCCAAATGTTGTTTGTATCTTTTCTTTGTAAAGTCTGCTGATCACATAGGTCTCTGTGGGAGGTGTggataagaaaacaaaaccttcatttGTTTCACTTGCCACCAGCACAGTATGAAGGGATGAATATAATGCTTTTGAACATGTTGAATGCCATGAAATGGAGCCATGGGCTTTTGCTGAAATGTCAATGCAAATTTAGGCTTTCCTGTAATGTCCAGATGCTGAAATCAAAAGATCACAATCTGAGAACAAGAGACTTTTTGAGTAACTGATTATAAGCAGACTGCAAAAACATGTTCACTGGGTTTTCACCTGCTGAGCGATCGTTTTACTTTTCCTGCcttgtttgtgtctttgtgcatTGGAAGGTCCTCcctctggaaaataaaatgcagcagccGCAGAAATTCACCCAGGTTTTGTATCTGGGTATGGGCATCGTCACATTCCTCTACATCAGCCTCGGCACCATAGGGTACATGTGCTTTGGAGAGCACATCGGCGGCAGCATCACTTTAAACCTGCCAAACTGCTGGTAAGATAACAAAAAGTTTAGAGAACTTAAAGAATGCGctgctcttttccttttatctgCAGTAAAAGGTCCGAtccacagtttttaacaaagtCTAATAtgatatgaaatgtttgtttagaCTAAGAGAggaaacattttgcattcacaTAACGCAAATTGCTTTGTAGGTCTTTACTTTGGGAATGCTGACCTTGTTTAACCCTGATAACTTGCTTTTAGTGACTAGATATCTAGGCACTATAGCGCTGATGGAAATATGTCAACAGTTTGGACAACCTGGTGTAATTTTAACTTTAGACAGATCTCTGATCAGAGATGCCTGTGAAGCCCTTCCACCTTGCCAGGGGAGTAAATTATCCTGGCAGTAATGGTAACATTGAACCTTTTTCTGTGgtacaaaacaaagttttacttgaaacttttattttccccaaagtTCAGCACAGACGTAAAAAGCTAATGAGAAACCCTCGgtaattataaataaagttagCTGGATAATcagcatttcagaaacaaagGTGTCATTTTTCTGGCCATCAGTCTGGTTCCCTCTGATGGCAGCGTGCCCGCAGTAACGGAAGTGGAACTGAAGTCTCAGACAGAATTTGTTTACTCATTACTTGTTGCTATCATCACAGCTGCAGGAGATTGACGCCCCTTGAAGTGGCTTTTGTGACTGTTGTGTTTTAGTGGAATAGATTGGCTGTTCAATGAGGTTGAAAACTCAAAGATTGTAATTAGCAGCATCTCTCTCAAATGGAAAGCAAAGACCAAGTGATGTTTATAAAAACTACACATCATAGTtaataactttcattttgtttgtcattatttttaaggAAATTGAGGTTTTTGTGGTAATATTTATGCTGATTTTCTGTGTGCTTGCAGGACGTACCAGGCAGTAAAACTCCTGTATTGTTTCGGCATATTCATCACTTTCGCCCTGCAGTTCTACGTTCCTGCAGAAATCCTCATCCCGCAGGTTTTGGCCCACGTGTCGGAGAGATGGGTG harbors:
- the slc36a1 gene encoding proton-coupled amino acid transporter 1 isoform X1; amino-acid sequence: MMASSDVDGRTEGSLFSDQNPSETDSLCPSPGPSRPQRNYERIGGRTGTSFCQTLIHLLKGNIGTGLLGLPLAVKNAGLVLGPVSLLVMGIIAVHCMKLLVKCSHHLSAKMNQPSMTYGEVMQYGMENVSWLRSRSRWGSRTVNLFLIITQIGFCCVYFVFLSDNIKQVVEAANATTSSCQVNHTNQTDVLVPSFDSRIYMLFFLPFFIVLVFTPNLKFLAPLSLLANLVMTLSLILIYVYSFMNITFPIDLPKVGRAKDYPLFFGTAIFAFEGIGVVLPLENKMQQPQKFTQVLYLGMGIVTFLYISLGTIGYMCFGEHIGGSITLNLPNCWTYQAVKLLYCFGIFITFALQFYVPAEILIPQVLAHVSERWVKPVDLLLRTFLVIITCVLAILIPELDLVISLVGSVSSSFLALIFPPILEIFAFHTEGLSPLAIIRNLIISVVGLIGFILGTYIAIVEIVARNNVKHEGTLYTYMVQ
- the slc36a1 gene encoding proton-coupled amino acid transporter 1 isoform X2, which gives rise to MMASSDVDGRTEETDSLCPSPGPSRPQRNYERIGGRTGTSFCQTLIHLLKGNIGTGLLGLPLAVKNAGLVLGPVSLLVMGIIAVHCMKLLVKCSHHLSAKMNQPSMTYGEVMQYGMENVSWLRSRSRWGSRTVNLFLIITQIGFCCVYFVFLSDNIKQVVEAANATTSSCQVNHTNQTDVLVPSFDSRIYMLFFLPFFIVLVFTPNLKFLAPLSLLANLVMTLSLILIYVYSFMNITFPIDLPKVGRAKDYPLFFGTAIFAFEGIGVVLPLENKMQQPQKFTQVLYLGMGIVTFLYISLGTIGYMCFGEHIGGSITLNLPNCWTYQAVKLLYCFGIFITFALQFYVPAEILIPQVLAHVSERWVKPVDLLLRTFLVIITCVLAILIPELDLVISLVGSVSSSFLALIFPPILEIFAFHTEGLSPLAIIRNLIISVVGLIGFILGTYIAIVEIVARNNVKHEGTLYTYMVQ